In a genomic window of Periophthalmus magnuspinnatus isolate fPerMag1 chromosome 3, fPerMag1.2.pri, whole genome shotgun sequence:
- the ctr9 gene encoding RNA polymerase-associated protein CTR9 homolog, which yields MSRGSIEIPLRDTDEVIELDFDQLPEGDEVISILKQEHTQLHIWIALALEYYKQGKTEDFVKLLEAARIDGNLDYRDHEKDQMTCLDTLAAYYVQQARKEKNKDAKKELITQATLLYTMADKIIMYDQNHLLGRACFCLLEGDKMDQADAQFHFVLNQSTNNIPALLGKACISFNKKDYRGALAYYKKALRTNPGCPAEVRLGMGHCFVKLNKLEKARLAFGRALELNSKCVGALVGLAVLELNNKEADSIKNGVQLLSRAYTIDPSNPMVLNHLANHFFFKKDYSKVQHLALHAFHNTEVEAMQAESCYQLARSFHVQEDYDQAFQYYYQATQFASSTFVLPFFGLGQMYVYRRDKENAAQCFEKVLKAYPNNYETMKILGSLYATSDDQEKRDIAKGHLKKVTEQYPDDVEAWIELAQILEQTDIQGALSAYGTATRILQEKVQADVPPEILNNLGALHFRLGNLGEAKKYFLASLERAKAEGEHDEHYYNAISVTTSYNLARLYEAMCEFHEAEKLYKNILREHPNYVDCYLRLGAMARDKGNFYEASDWFKEALQINQDHPDAWSLIGNLHLAKQEWGPGQKKFERILKQPSTQNDTYSMLALGNVWLQTLHQPTRDREKEKRHQDRALAIYKQVLRNDSKNLYAANGIGAVLAHKGYFREARDVFAQVREATADISDVWLNLAHIYVEQKQYISAVQMYENCLKKFYKYQNTEVLLYLARALFKCGKLQECKQMLLKARHVAPSDTVLMFNVALVLQRLATLVLKDEKSNLKAVLSAVKELELAHRYFSYLSKAGDKMRFDLALAASEARQCSDLLSQAQYHVARARKQDEEEREMRAKQEQERDLLRQQLLKEQEEKRNREAEEQKKLLEQRALYVEKTKNLLTFADGPKEVAKEKKKGGGGRRKKGGDMDEFVNDDSDEDLPVRKKKKRRGSGSEEEGDAEEGEKKQRKKKRKPARSGGDDSDEEGESRPKKQRKPKERKKALKPQPERLPPSLKGKIKSKAIISSSDSSSDEDGLKIAEDRNRDSGSGSEDEGGHQKRIASDSDSDVGKNRSGSEAGSPRRSGGSDDDSGSDRPVKKRRRVQQQSDSEQSDNESKRSRSGSDESRAASPAPASDRGSEAGSDNEGSPRRSENASEPEASNNEDDDSD from the exons ATGTCTCGGGGCTCCATTGAGATCCCACTTCGGGACACCGATGAG gtcattgaGTTGGACTTTGACCAGCTGCCTGAAGGAGACGAAGTCATCAGTATTCTGAAGCAGGAACATACACAACTGCACATATGGATAGCACTGGCT TTGGAGTACTACAAGCAAGGCAAAACTGAAGATTTTGTAAAGCTGTTGGAGGCTGCACGTATCGATGGAAACCTTGATTACAGAGATCATGAAAAAGACCAGATGACCTGTCTGGACACCTTAGCAGCTTACTATGTACAGCAAGCACgtaaagagaaaaataaagatgCCAAGAAAGAGCTCATCACACAAGCAACCCTCCTTTACACAATGGCAGACAAGATCATCATGTATGATCAG AACCATCTTCTTGGAAGAGCTTGTTTCTGCCTCTTGGAAGGAGATAAGATGGATCAAGCCGATGCTCAGTTTCACTTTGTGCTTAATCAGTCCACCAACAATATCCCTGCTTTGCTTG GTAAGGCTTGCATCTCCTTCAATAAGAAGGATTACAGAGGAGCACTGGCATATTACAAAAAGGCCTTGCGTACGAACCCTGGCTGCCCag CTGAGGTACGTCTTGGAATGGGTCACTGTTttgtaaaactaaacaaacttgAAAAAGCCCGTCTGGCATTTGGACGAGCTCTAGAGCTCAACTCAAAATGTGTGGGAGCACTTGTGGGTTTGGCTGTTTTAGAGCTCAACAACAAAGAAGCTGACTCCATCAAAAACGGAGTCCAGCTCCTGTCTCGGGCTTACACCATTGACCCCAGCAACCCCATGGTGCTGAACCATTTGGCCAACCACTTCTTCTTTAAAAAG GACTACAGTAAAGTGCAGCATTTGGCTCTACATGCTTTCCATAACACTGAAGTTGAGGCCATGCAAGCTGAGAGCTGTTACCAGTTGGCTCGATCTTTTCACGTCCAG GAGGACTATGACCAAGCATTTCAGTATTATTACCAGGCCACTCAGTTTGCCTCATCCACATTTGTCTTACCCTTCTTTGGCTTGGGTCAAATGTATGTTTATCGAAGGGACAAAGAAAATGCAGCCCAGTGCTTTGAAAAGGTTTTAAAGGCTTATCCAAACAACTATGAAACTATGAAGATTCTTGGTTCCCTGTATGCCACTTCAGATGATCAGGAAAAGAGAGACATTGCCAAA GGTCATTTGAAAAAGGTCACGGAGCAGTACCCAGATGATGTGGAGGCCTGGATTGAGTTGGCTCAAATTCTGGAGCAGACTGACATCCAAGGAGCATTGTCTGCTTATGGGACAGCAACTCGTATCCTCCAAGAGAAAGTGCAGGCAGATGTCCCTCCTGAGATCCTCAACAATTTGGGAGCACTTCACTTCAGACTAGGAAACCTTGGAGAGGCAAAG AAATATTTTCTTGCATCTCTGGAACGTGCCAAAGCAGAGGGGGAGCATGACGAGCATTACTACAATGCAATTTCTGTCACAACATCTTACAATTTGGCTCGGCTTTACGAAGCTATGTGTGAATTTCATGAGGCTGAGAAGCTTTACAAAAACATCCTGAGAGAGCACCCTAATTATGTTGACT GCTATTTGCGACTTGGAGCTATGGCCCGTGATAAAGGAAACTTCTATGAGGCTTCAGATTGGTTCAAAGAAGCTCTGCAGATTAATCAG GATCACCCAGATGCCTGGTCTTTGATTGGTAATCTTCACCTGGCTAAACAAGAATGGGGTCCAGGGCAAAAGAAATTTGAGCGTATTCTAAAGCAGCCGTCAACACAAAATGACACTTACTCTATGTTGGCTCTGGGTAATGTCTGGCTCCAGACACTGCACCAGCCGACCAGAGACAGGGAAAAG GAAAAAAGACATCAGGACAGAGCATTGGCCATTTACAAGCAAGTCCTGCGCAATGACTCTAAGAACCTCTATGCTGCCAATGGCATTG gTGCTGTCCTGGCCCATAAGGGCTACTTCAGAGAGGCCCGTGATGTGTTTGCTCAGGTGAGAGAGGCCACTGCAGACATCAGTGACGTCTGGCTCAACCTGGCTCACATCTATGTCGAACAGAAGCAGTACATCAGTGCTGTACAAATG TATGAAAACTGCCTGAAGAAATTTTACAAATACCAAAATACTGAGGTGCTGCTGTACCTTGCAAGGGCTCTGTTTAAATGTGGGAAACTCCAAGAGTGCAAGCAGATGCTTCTGAAG GCACGTCATGTGGCACCGAGTGACACTGTGCTGATGTTTAATGTGGCTCTGGTGCTCCAGCGATTAGCCACTCTTGTACTCAAAGATGAAAAGAGCAACTTGAAGGCTGTACTCAGTGCTGTCAAAGAGCTCGAACTAGCACACAG ATATTTCAGCTACTTGAGCAAAGCTGGAGACAAAATGCGGTTTGATCTGGCTCTTGCTGCTTCTGAAGCAAG GCAATGCTCAGATCTGCTGAGTCAGGCTCAGTATCATGTTGCTCGAGCCAGAAAgcaagatgaggaggagagggagatgcGAGCCAAACAGGAACAAGAGAGGGACTTGCTACGACAACAACTATTAAAAGAACAG GAAGAAAAACGCAACAGAGAGGCTGAGGAACAGAAGAAGCTCTTGGAGCAGAGAGCTTTGTATGTGGAAAAGACCAAGAACCTGCTCACCTTTGCAGACGGACCAAAAGAAGTggccaaagaaaagaagaagggCGGTGGAGGCCGC CGCAAGAAAGGAGGCGACATGGATGAATTTGTTAACGATGATTCTGATGAGGACCTTCCAgtcagaaagaagaagaaaagaaggggCAGTGGCAGTGAAGAAGAAGGGGATgctgaggaaggagagaagaaacagcgtaaaaagaagagaaa gcCTGCCCGAAGTGGAGGAGATGACAGTGATGAGGAAGGAGAATCACGACCTAAAAAACAACGGAAACCTAAGGAACGCAAAAAGGCCCTCAAG cccCAACCAGAGCGACTGCCTCCTTCACTTAAaggaaaaatcaaatcaaaggcTATCATCTCTTCATCTGACTCTTCTTCAGATGAGGATGGCTTAAAGATAGCTGAAGACag AAATCGAGACAGTGGATCAGGGTCTGAAGATGAGGGTGGTCACCAGAAGCGTATTGCCTCAGACAGCGACTCTGATGTCGGCAAGAACCGCTCAGGCAGTGAGGCTGGAAGTCCTCGAAGGTCCGGCGGCTCCGATGACGACTCGGGAAGTGACCGTccagtgaagaagaggaggagggtacAGCAGCAGTCCGACTCCGAGCAGTCGGATAACGAGAGCAAGAGGAGTCGCTCTGGGTCTGATGAGTCCCGCGCTGCATCTCCAGCTCCAGCCTCAGACCGGGGATCTGAAGCCGGATCTGACAACGAGGGGTCACCACGGCGTTCGGAAAATGCTTCTGAACCAGAAGCCTCTAATAATGAGGATGATGACAGCgattga
- the eif4g2a gene encoding eukaryotic translation initiation factor 4 gamma 2a isoform X1, with the protein MQHPPPKKLKMTESSENILNKLTPEKFDKLCLELLNVGIDSKVVLKGIILLIVDKALEEPKYSQLYAQLCQRLSEDAPNFEEPLETPAANKHNTTFRRLLISKLQDEFENRARNVELFEKHDAPLTTDEEEQQAIAKIKMLGNIKFIGELGKLGLIHESILHRCIKTLLEKKRRVQLKDMGEDLECLCQIMKTVGPKLDHEKAKALMNQYFSRMQALANNKELPSRIRFLLQNIIELREDRWSPRKAYVDNGPRTISQVRQDAVKELGVFIPPQNDGFKNEFFVDNSFMPSKIKFDRETIGGLADMFGQMPGSGIGTGPGVIQDHYSPTFSRHRANPMFNGHTGNSNGMHQPPYENGTKHYNKTNQGQNSPVFSHKQNHSSQMQSKEMGSRFNKKGKMNAEEISLRPAQSFMMNKKQLPKLQPQVTMMPPSAQGSPLGQSPQLGLRSNPPPIQEKAKSNKKAPPTKEELRKTTETIMSNYLNNKNVNDAVNSVRDLKPPKHFLSELVSKVVVYSLDRSDEDREHASTFVHTLCTSGLVTGENLLQGILSVVDQCPKLEEEVPLVKSYLAQFAARAIIAELVNMSDLAHHLENGSHFPLFLLCLQQMVKLKDREWLSDLFQQSKINMLKMLPEIDQNKDRMLEILEGKGLSFLFPLMKLEKELLKQIKVDPSPQSIYKWIKDNISPTLHTDKGFVNILMTSFLQYIMYEINPEDDEEQLASPSKEQLDEEKQLLLSFKPVMQKFLHDHVDLQVSALYALQVHCNSKSFPKGMLLRYFVHFYDMEIIEEEAFLSWKEDITQDYPGKGKALFQVNQWLTWLETAEEEESDDEDY; encoded by the exons ATGCAGCATCCTCCGccgaaaaaactcaaaatgacagaaTCTTCAGAAAA CATACTCAACAAGCTGACACCTGAGAAATTCGACAAACTTTGTCTTGAACTTCTCAATGTGGGCATCGATTCCAAAGTTGTCTTAAAAGGAATAATCTTGTTG ATTGTCGACAAAGCTCTTGAAGAACCCAAGTATAGTCAGCTATACGCTCAGCTTTGTCAACGCTTGTCAGAAGATGCACCGAACTTTGAAGAGCCACTTGAAACCCCAGCCGCAAACAAACATAACACA ACGTTTAGAAGACTTCTCATATCCAAGCTTCAGGATGAGTTTGAAAATCGTGCCAGAAATGTCGAAC TGTTTGAGAAACATGACGCGCCACTCACCACGgacgaggaggagcagcaggctATTGCGAAGATCAAGATGCTGGGCAATATCAAATTCATTGGAGAACTTGGCAAACTTGGTCTCATTCACGAATCCATCCTCCATAGGTGCATCAAGACA CTAttggagaaaaaaagaagagtACAACTCAAGGATATGGGTGAAGACCTTGAATGCCTCTGTCAGATAATGAAGACTGTGGGGCCTAAACTTGACCATGAAAAAGCTAAG GCTTTAATGAACCAATATTTTAGCCGGATGCAGGCCCTGGCTAACAACAAAGAGCTGCCATCTAGGATTCGTTTCCTGTTGCAGAACATCATAGAGCTACGAGAGGATAGATGGTCCCCTCGCAAAGCCTATGTGGACAATGGACCCAGGACAATTAGTCAGGTCCGACAAGATGCAGTGAAG GAGttgggtgtttttattcctcCACAAAACGATGGATTCAAGAATGAGTTCTTTGTGGATAACTCCTTCATGCCAtccaaaatcaagtttgacagGGAGACTATTGGAGGCCTTGCTGACATGTTTGGACAAATGCCTG GAAGTGGCATTGGCACCGGTCCAGGGGTCATTCAAGACCACTATTCTCCCACCTTCAGCCGCCATCGAGCCAACCCAATGTTCAATGGCCACACTGGCAATTCCAATGGAATGCATCAGCCGCCATATGAAAATGGAACCAAGCATTACAACAAGACTAACCAG gggCAGAATTCTCCAGTTTTTAGCCACAAACAAAATCATTCAAGCCAGATGCAGTCTAAGGAAATGGGGTCAAGATTCAACAAAAAAGGGAAGATGAATGCAGAAGAAATCAGCCTGAGACCAGCACAGTCTTTTATGATGAATAAAAAGCAACTTCCAAAACTGCAGCCACAAGTGACAATGATGCCTCCAAGTGCTCAAGGATCTCCACTAGGACAG tctcCTCAGCTTGGTCTGAGAAGCAATCCACCACCCATTCAAGAAAAGGCAAAGTCTAACAAAAAGGCACCGCCAACTAAGGAGGAGTTGCGTAAAACAACT GAAACTATTATGTCTAACTAcctaaacaacaaaaatgtcaaCGATGCTGTGAACAGTGTGCGGGACTTGAAGCCTCCCAAGCACTTCCTGTCTGAGCTCGTGAGCAAGGTTGTAGTGTATTCCCTCGACCGCTCTGATGAGGACAGAGAACATGCCAGTACTTTTGTCCATACACTGTGCACCAGCGGCCTTGTGACTGGAGAGAACCTGCTGCAGGGCATTTTGTCGGTTGTCGATCAGTGCCCCAAATTAGAGGAAGAGGTCCCGTTGGTGAAGTCCTACCTGGCTCAGTTTGCAGCCCGGGCCATCATAGCAGAGCTGGTCAATATGTCCGACTTGGCTCACCACCTGGAGAATGGTTCCCACTTCCCTCTGTTCCTCTTGTGTCTGCAGCAGATGGTCAAACTCAAGGACCGCGAGTGGCTCTCTGACCTctttcaacaaagcaaaatcAACATGCTTAAGATGCTACCTG AAATTGATCAAAACAAGGACAGAATGCTGGAAATATTGGAGGGCAAGGGCCTGAGCTTTTTGTTCCCTCTAATGAAACtggaaaaggagctgttgaagcAGATCAAAGTTGATCCTTCTCCACAGTCTATATACAAGTGGATCAAGGACAACATCTCTCCAACTCTTCACACAGATAAAGGCTTTGTTAACATTCTTATGACCAG CTTTTTGCAGTATATCATGTATGAGATCAATCCTGAGGATGATGAAGAGCAACTTGCATCACCCAGCAAAGAACAGCTTGATGAGGAAAAGCAACTGCTACTATCTTTCAAACCAGTTATGCAAAAGTTCCTCCATGATCATGTTGACCTGCAAGTTAGTGCCCTGTATGCCCTTCAGGTCCACTGTAACAGCAAGAGTTTTCCTAAAG GAATGTTGCTACGCTACTTTGTCCACTTCTATGACATGGAGATAATTGAGGAAGAGGCCTTCCTCTCATGGAAGGAGGACATCACACAGGATTATCCAGGAAAAGGAAAGGCGCTATTTCAG GTAAACCAGTGGTTGACTTGGCTCGAGactgcagaggaggaagagtcaGATGATGAGGATTACTGA
- the eif4g2a gene encoding eukaryotic translation initiation factor 4 gamma 2a isoform X2: protein MLGNIKFIGELGKLGLIHESILHRCIKTLLEKKRRVQLKDMGEDLECLCQIMKTVGPKLDHEKAKALMNQYFSRMQALANNKELPSRIRFLLQNIIELREDRWSPRKAYVDNGPRTISQVRQDAVKELGVFIPPQNDGFKNEFFVDNSFMPSKIKFDRETIGGLADMFGQMPGSGIGTGPGVIQDHYSPTFSRHRANPMFNGHTGNSNGMHQPPYENGTKHYNKTNQGQNSPVFSHKQNHSSQMQSKEMGSRFNKKGKMNAEEISLRPAQSFMMNKKQLPKLQPQVTMMPPSAQGSPLGQSPQLGLRSNPPPIQEKAKSNKKAPPTKEELRKTTETIMSNYLNNKNVNDAVNSVRDLKPPKHFLSELVSKVVVYSLDRSDEDREHASTFVHTLCTSGLVTGENLLQGILSVVDQCPKLEEEVPLVKSYLAQFAARAIIAELVNMSDLAHHLENGSHFPLFLLCLQQMVKLKDREWLSDLFQQSKINMLKMLPEIDQNKDRMLEILEGKGLSFLFPLMKLEKELLKQIKVDPSPQSIYKWIKDNISPTLHTDKGFVNILMTSFLQYIMYEINPEDDEEQLASPSKEQLDEEKQLLLSFKPVMQKFLHDHVDLQVSALYALQVHCNSKSFPKGMLLRYFVHFYDMEIIEEEAFLSWKEDITQDYPGKGKALFQVNQWLTWLETAEEEESDDEDY from the exons ATGCTGGGCAATATCAAATTCATTGGAGAACTTGGCAAACTTGGTCTCATTCACGAATCCATCCTCCATAGGTGCATCAAGACA CTAttggagaaaaaaagaagagtACAACTCAAGGATATGGGTGAAGACCTTGAATGCCTCTGTCAGATAATGAAGACTGTGGGGCCTAAACTTGACCATGAAAAAGCTAAG GCTTTAATGAACCAATATTTTAGCCGGATGCAGGCCCTGGCTAACAACAAAGAGCTGCCATCTAGGATTCGTTTCCTGTTGCAGAACATCATAGAGCTACGAGAGGATAGATGGTCCCCTCGCAAAGCCTATGTGGACAATGGACCCAGGACAATTAGTCAGGTCCGACAAGATGCAGTGAAG GAGttgggtgtttttattcctcCACAAAACGATGGATTCAAGAATGAGTTCTTTGTGGATAACTCCTTCATGCCAtccaaaatcaagtttgacagGGAGACTATTGGAGGCCTTGCTGACATGTTTGGACAAATGCCTG GAAGTGGCATTGGCACCGGTCCAGGGGTCATTCAAGACCACTATTCTCCCACCTTCAGCCGCCATCGAGCCAACCCAATGTTCAATGGCCACACTGGCAATTCCAATGGAATGCATCAGCCGCCATATGAAAATGGAACCAAGCATTACAACAAGACTAACCAG gggCAGAATTCTCCAGTTTTTAGCCACAAACAAAATCATTCAAGCCAGATGCAGTCTAAGGAAATGGGGTCAAGATTCAACAAAAAAGGGAAGATGAATGCAGAAGAAATCAGCCTGAGACCAGCACAGTCTTTTATGATGAATAAAAAGCAACTTCCAAAACTGCAGCCACAAGTGACAATGATGCCTCCAAGTGCTCAAGGATCTCCACTAGGACAG tctcCTCAGCTTGGTCTGAGAAGCAATCCACCACCCATTCAAGAAAAGGCAAAGTCTAACAAAAAGGCACCGCCAACTAAGGAGGAGTTGCGTAAAACAACT GAAACTATTATGTCTAACTAcctaaacaacaaaaatgtcaaCGATGCTGTGAACAGTGTGCGGGACTTGAAGCCTCCCAAGCACTTCCTGTCTGAGCTCGTGAGCAAGGTTGTAGTGTATTCCCTCGACCGCTCTGATGAGGACAGAGAACATGCCAGTACTTTTGTCCATACACTGTGCACCAGCGGCCTTGTGACTGGAGAGAACCTGCTGCAGGGCATTTTGTCGGTTGTCGATCAGTGCCCCAAATTAGAGGAAGAGGTCCCGTTGGTGAAGTCCTACCTGGCTCAGTTTGCAGCCCGGGCCATCATAGCAGAGCTGGTCAATATGTCCGACTTGGCTCACCACCTGGAGAATGGTTCCCACTTCCCTCTGTTCCTCTTGTGTCTGCAGCAGATGGTCAAACTCAAGGACCGCGAGTGGCTCTCTGACCTctttcaacaaagcaaaatcAACATGCTTAAGATGCTACCTG AAATTGATCAAAACAAGGACAGAATGCTGGAAATATTGGAGGGCAAGGGCCTGAGCTTTTTGTTCCCTCTAATGAAACtggaaaaggagctgttgaagcAGATCAAAGTTGATCCTTCTCCACAGTCTATATACAAGTGGATCAAGGACAACATCTCTCCAACTCTTCACACAGATAAAGGCTTTGTTAACATTCTTATGACCAG CTTTTTGCAGTATATCATGTATGAGATCAATCCTGAGGATGATGAAGAGCAACTTGCATCACCCAGCAAAGAACAGCTTGATGAGGAAAAGCAACTGCTACTATCTTTCAAACCAGTTATGCAAAAGTTCCTCCATGATCATGTTGACCTGCAAGTTAGTGCCCTGTATGCCCTTCAGGTCCACTGTAACAGCAAGAGTTTTCCTAAAG GAATGTTGCTACGCTACTTTGTCCACTTCTATGACATGGAGATAATTGAGGAAGAGGCCTTCCTCTCATGGAAGGAGGACATCACACAGGATTATCCAGGAAAAGGAAAGGCGCTATTTCAG GTAAACCAGTGGTTGACTTGGCTCGAGactgcagaggaggaagagtcaGATGATGAGGATTACTGA